The DNA region CAGGACGAAACCGGCGCTAAGAGGAAGGCGGAACAGTCCAACGGAACATCTACGCGCACTAAGCGGAATCGCTACATTTCTATTGCCTGGTATGATCCCCGGACTAGTGATGTACCTGATACATTAGGGTACAAGAGTGGCATGATGCTGATGGTCTGGCCAGTAATGAGTGCAAACGGAGGAAGATCAAGTGCAATGGGCAAGTGCCGTGTCAGCGCTGCGGGCACTTGAATCTAGAATGTCAGTGTGCCACGATAATGAATCGCGGAATATGTGGACTGATTGATGCCTGATAGGTCGATATGCGCCGAATTGCTGCAATAATAATTTCAAGGATTCCGAGTCTGTGGTTCCGTTTCCTTCTGCTCTGACCGGTTGCTGATATGCGCAGGGAATTCCGGACTATGAAGGACCAAATCACCAACTTGCAAGATCAGGTTAACAGTCTTTTCGTCAACTTGAGCGATCTCCGTACACAGCAAAGGACATCTCTCGATCCTCCGAGTTTGGATGCTTTATCTCGCGACGGATCACAAGTTTTCACGCCTTTGCAGCACGGCTCGGCAAGACCGCGTGTCAGACATCCCCGTTTTCAGGGCCCTACGAGCTCTGCGTTCAACTTCGACGTTGCAAGGTCAAGTCTCCAGGAAATGGGTATAGCAGCACCGGCAGAAGATGGGATGGTTGATGATCTGACGACTGCTCATGCCACGCCTGCTGTCTCGCCTCCATTACATCCACCCCCGCCGTCGCAGTTGGTACCGGCTCCGAATATCGTCCATCCAACCAAGGACCCAATATGGAGTATTAAACGGGAAGAAGCATTACGGCTGTGTAGGGTCTACGAGGAAGAGATCGGAATCATGTATCCCCTTGTGGACATCGGGAAGATCACTCAGCAAGTGAACCTATTATACACATTCATGGAGGCTGCAATGCGGACTGGATTTGCACAGCGTGGATTACCGGGCTCGGATGGTCTTCAGGACGATAACACTAATATCTTGAAGATGATTCTTGCAACCACCCTTGTTGTCGAAGGAAGTGGGCAGAGCGACCTTGGTCAGCGGTTGTATTTGAGCATGAAGCCGGTTGTTGATTCCAAGCTCTGGGAGCCTTTGGATATTAGAACTATTCAGCTATATGGCCTTGTGGTGAGTGGCATATATCCTTCCCCAATATCCAACTAGCACAGGCTAAGCTTTAACAGGCGACATACCATTTCCACACGGACGATGATGCCATGGCTTACCGTGTCATCGGTCTTGCAGCTAGGATGTGTCTTGAATTGGGACTGCATCGACGAGATGCGCTGAAGAAAACATTCCCCAATGAAGACCAATGGCCTGATGTCAGCAAAATCTTCTGGTCAATTTACAGCCTGGATCGACGATGGAGCCTGGGCACAGGTTTGCCATTTGTGATTCAggatgaggatattgatCCTAATTTGCCGGAGCCGGTAAGTTATATACctcttttatttctttcgCTTCCCTGATGACTGACAGCTGAAGGACTCATCATTGCCCTACCTAAAATGTATGGTCTCGTACAATCGCATTGGCTCTAAGATCTGGTATTCCGGACTTGGTTCCGAAGGCTCTACGGACCTTCGACGCGATGAGATTGGCTATTTAGACTACCAGATTCTTCAATGGTACAAGAACGTCCCGGATGCATTGAAATTCTATCCCTTCGACTCCCCGAATCACGGGGAATCCGCAAGTCGGGGTCTCCGCCGTCTCCGCGTGTTGCTATACCTGCGCATGAACCAGCTTCGAATCCTCATATATCGACCCGTCCTCCACTCGCCGGCGAGTATTGCCGAGGACCACAGCCACGCTCAGACAGTAATCGACGTCGCCAAAGACACCGTTCGGGTACTCACCCGCCTCAACCAAACATCGGACATTTACCGCACGCAGCAAATCTGCTTCAACTACTTCCTCGTCGCCGCGCTAGCGGTTCTCTTCCTAGCCGTATGCCATGCACCCAATGAATTCAACCGTCAGGTACGGGACGAATTCTACATGGCCCTAGACCTGCTCAGTGGCTTCAGCACCAAATCCTACGTCTCCAAACGTCTCTGGAAAACTATCAAGGGCCTTCGAACCATTGGTGAGAAACTAGGCGTGCTGGCGCGTCCGTTCGCTTCAGATGCCAACGACCCTCATTCAACAGCTGCTGTCGCGATGGCCGGCTTGGCCGGTCATCCGATAGAAGATCTCTCGGTATATGGGTCTATGAACGGGGTACACGAACTGGGGAACAGTCCATTGAACGGGCTGCAGATGAGCCATGAGCTTACTAATTTGTTTGAAGCTGTTGGAGGATTCGGTAATTTCATGGGGCCGTCTGGGACTGGGGCTATGAATGGATTCGGGCATAATGGCGAGATTCCTAATACGGGAGAAGGACTGTCGGGGGTGTTGGGGGATGAGGGGGAGTTCGCACGAGTAATACGAGATTTGTTCTAGACATGCCTTTCTTCTAATTAACAGCCGTTCAGATAGCATGATGTTGGAACTTCACTTGTATTTCGTTATTCTGTAGTAGGCCGGGCTCACGTGACACACCCACTTCGCACCACCGCTCCCTCCAGACAACCGCCATTTATCTCAGCGAATCCAGTTGTCTGGTGACCACGAGTGCTTACTATCTTTGATCTTCCCTATCGAGAAGAATTTTATCTGCTCAGTGTTGgttgtctttttttcttctttcgaCACTGATTTCCTCATACCGCTCCCTTCCCCTCTATCTCATCTCGTCCCGTCACCGAACCCCTCAAAAGACAGGCAGAGGGCCTCAAGTCAAATTATTCGATGTAACTGTGAGAGGAACAGCATTGGTCTGATTTGCATACTCGGTGCTCGTTGAATGTCGTCGTGTAATCCAACCCGTGTTTGTTAGTGGGGAATTCAGTCCCCAAGCCAGCCTATCGCACAACGAAGCCGTGTCATGATATTCGCATAAACTAAGGCAACATCTACGCTATCTACGCCTGATAACGACTTCAGACCTTTCCCGATATCGTCTCTTGCGTGTGTAACAACGGCGCGCAAGGACTCGAGCAATCGAACCCGACAACACCACTTTCGCCTCTTTTATTTCTCCCTAGCTCCAACGTGTCGAGAGAGATAGGTTCGGCGTTGGCCGACGGCCTAGACAGGCTGGATCTGAGTCAACTGTCTGAATCGACCCTTTCGTCGTCCGAAACCACGTCCGCCTCGTTCGATATGTCGTCGTCGGAGGGTGCCCCGGAGTCGTGGATCTCGTCCTTCTGCTCGCTCATGGGCCACGAGTTCTTCGCGGAGGTGTCGGAGGATTTTATCGAGGATGATTTTAACCTCACGGGTCTGCAGTCGCAGGTGCCCATGTACAAGGAGGCGCTGGAGATGATTTTGGACGTGGAGCcggaagaggacgaggaggaggatgaagaggaagaagatgaggaggaagaagaggatgaaatTCTGGGCGATGAGAAGCCTCCTGGTTATAGAGGTGGGCAGCGACGACATGCGCGCGTTGCGAGCGATCTCAGCGTCATCGAGAGTTCCGCGGAGCTGCTGTACGGTCTTATCCATCAGCGCTACATCACCTCGCGACCGGGTATCCAGCAGATGCTGGAGAAGTACGAAATGCAGCATTTCGGCGTGTGTCCCCGCGCAAACTGCAACGGCTGCAAAGTCCTCCCCGTCGGCCGCTCTGACACCCCCGGCCAGGAAACGGTCAAGCTCTTCTGTCCTAGCTGCCAGGACCTGTACACGCCGCCCAACAGCCGCTTCCATTCTGTCGACGGCGCGTTCTTTGGCACGACCTTTGGCTGTCTGTTCTTCATGACCTTCCCGGATTTGGACATCGGGCCCCGTCTGGACGACCCCATCACCCCCGCGCTGCAACAACGCTACCCCGGGCTGACTGCGTCTGCAGCCTCGCGCGAAAGCGACGATCAACAGTTTGAGATCAACGGCGTGCGGACCGCGAACTTTTGCCCGGGCCTGGGACTGGGTAAGATCTACGAATCGCGCATCTACGGGTTCCGGGTGTCGGAGCGGTCGCGGGTCGGTCCGCGCATGAAATGGTTGCGGATGAAGCCGACAGACATCAGGGAACTGGACGAGATGGCATTTGTCGAGTCCTTGCGGCGGCGGAATGAACAGGTCGCGGAAGAGGAGGGCGAAGAGGTGGATAGCGATACAGAAATGCAGGCGGCGCCGGCGTCGAATACGATCGaagggaggaagaaggcgCCGATACGACGGCGACGAAAGGTATTGGGGGAATAAGGGAAATAAAATGTcatttttcctctttctttttcattaTTCATGTTCTTCTGTGTTCAATTTATCTATGAAattctcttctttgtcttATTCTGTTGTTAACTCTTAAGTGCATAGAGGCGTAAGTCAATAATCAGCATACAAATAGTCTTCCAAACTAGTTTCTGCCATAATCACTCTAAATGCCCTTCCTATGGAGTAAGTACTGGTAAGATGAAATAAACTAAAACTGAATGCTGACGATCCAGTCTCTCGGGGCGTCCCTACTCCTCAATATGAGGCGCATCAACCTACGAGTACTCTGAAGAGTAATCAGGTCGTACATATCTAGCCCAAAAAGAATACAGAGAGCGAGAGTTACACTACTACATCATTATCATTGCCATGGTATATCTCTGggcactttttttttttttttttcataaCCGCGCTGGGAGCGATTCCGAAAGAGGAAAACGAGAAAGAGGTCCGGATTGTATGGATGTATGGCTGTATGGATGGAACGAAAGGGGGGAAATGGGAATACATTATTATGGAATGAAAAAGACAAGATGCGACAGGGGTGCATGAGTCACTTAGTCACCTGCTCCTGTATGTTCTGGTCGGTTTTGCAAGAATGGATGCGGTTAATATCAAATCAAAGGAATGTCGATAATTGATCGGTTGATTGATATCTCGGCTTTGGCCGATATGCCTTTTCGTACTCCGTTTCGTATACGAGGGCAAGTTATTTTCCCAGTTATGAAAATGAAATGAAAGGCTGAAGAATTTCATCATCCTGGACATCAAACAGACAGGGATCCCAGGGCCAACAAATGATCAAATCACGTACCAATCATAACTCGACTAGGACAATCGTCCGGTGTTGGTGTTAGGTGTTATTGTCTGGCAAC from Aspergillus chevalieri M1 DNA, chromosome 2, nearly complete sequence includes:
- the CKB1 gene encoding casein kinase II subunit beta (COG:D,K,T;~EggNog:ENOG410PIHQ;~InterPro:IPR000704,IPR016149,IPR035991;~PFAM:PF01214;~go_component: GO:0005956 - protein kinase CK2 complex [Evidence IEA];~go_function: GO:0019887 - protein kinase regulator activity [Evidence IEA]), encoding MSSSEGAPESWISSFCSLMGHEFFAEVSEDFIEDDFNLTGLQSQVPMYKEALEMILDVEPEEDEEEDEEEEDEEEEEDEILGDEKPPGYRGGQRRHARVASDLSVIESSAELLYGLIHQRYITSRPGIQQMLEKYEMQHFGVCPRANCNGCKVLPVGRSDTPGQETVKLFCPSCQDLYTPPNSRFHSVDGAFFGTTFGCLFFMTFPDLDIGPRLDDPITPALQQRYPGLTASAASRESDDQQFEINGVRTANFCPGLGLGKIYESRIYGFRVSERSRVGPRMKWLRMKPTDIRELDEMAFVESLRRRNEQVAEEEGEEVDSDTEMQAAPASNTIEGRKKAPIRRRRKVLGE
- a CDS encoding transcription factor domain-containing protein (COG:K;~EggNog:ENOG410PKDD;~InterPro:IPR036864,IPR007219,IPR001138;~TransMembrane:1 (o573-591i);~go_function: GO:0000981 - DNA-binding transcription factor activity, RNA polymerase II-specific [Evidence IEA];~go_function: GO:0003677 - DNA binding [Evidence IEA];~go_function: GO:0008270 - zinc ion binding [Evidence IEA];~go_process: GO:0006351 - transcription, DNA-templated [Evidence IEA];~go_process: GO:0006355 - regulation of transcription, DNA-templated [Evidence IEA]) encodes the protein MASESPQMDTTASQTGASQTAVGQDETGAKRKAEQSNGTSTRTKRNRYISIACNECKRRKIKCNGQVPCQRCGHLNLECRYAPNCCNNNFKDSEEFRTMKDQITNLQDQVNSLFVNLSDLRTQQRTSLDPPSLDALSRDGSQVFTPLQHGSARPRVRHPRFQGPTSSAFNFDVARSSLQEMGIAAPAEDGMVDDLTTAHATPAVSPPLHPPPPSQLVPAPNIVHPTKDPIWSIKREEALRLCRVYEEEIGIMYPLVDIGKITQQVNLLYTFMEAAMRTGFAQRGLPGSDGLQDDNTNILKMILATTLVVEGSGQSDLGQRLYLSMKPVVDSKLWEPLDIRTIQLYGLVATYHFHTDDDAMAYRVIGLAARMCLELGLHRRDALKKTFPNEDQWPDVSKIFWSIYSLDRRWSLGTGLPFVIQDEDIDPNLPEPDSSLPYLKCMVSYNRIGSKIWYSGLGSEGSTDLRRDEIGYLDYQILQWYKNVPDALKFYPFDSPNHGESASRGLRRLRVLLYLRMNQLRILIYRPVLHSPASIAEDHSHAQTVIDVAKDTVRVLTRLNQTSDIYRTQQICFNYFLVAALAVLFLAVCHAPNEFNRQVRDEFYMALDLLSGFSTKSYVSKRLWKTIKGLRTIGEKLGVLARPFASDANDPHSTAAVAMAGLAGHPIEDLSVYGSMNGVHELGNSPLNGLQMSHELTNLFEAVGGFGNFMGPSGTGAMNGFGHNGEIPNTGEGLSGVLGDEGEFARVIRDLF